One window of the Eucalyptus grandis isolate ANBG69807.140 chromosome 6, ASM1654582v1, whole genome shotgun sequence genome contains the following:
- the LOC104447755 gene encoding uncharacterized protein LOC104447755, translated as MALAAIAIVARCSPLSFPKCNFSPLARVLVARSSSSFKPHLRRYKAMASSLSSSETAAKTERVTAPYGSWKSPITADVVSGASKRLDGISVDGDGRLLWLESRPSESGRSVLVKEPEKPGEEPVDITPKEFAVRTLCQEYGGGAFSISGDTLVFSNYKDQRLYKQSLHLKDSPPLPITPDYGGPSVCYADGVFDGRFGRYVTVREDWREDSLNPTTMVVAVGLGEKDIQEPKVLISGNDFYAFPRMDPKGEKIAWIEWGHPNMPWDKAELWVGYISEAGDIFKRVCVAGHDPKHVESPTEPKWSPKGELFFITDRQNGFWNLYKWIESTNEVLPLYPLNAEFARPLWVFGMNSYEVIQSDKQKILIACSYRQRGRSHLAIIDVLQSSLSLLDIPFTDIQDITSGNNCLYVEGASGVLPTSVAKVTFNDKKSEIIDFRIIWSSSPDSLKYQSYFSLPELIEFPTEVPGQNAYAYFYPPSNHVYQASQEEKPPLLLKSHGGPTSETRGVLNLSIQYWTSRGWAFVDVNYGGSTGYGREFRERLLGRWGIVDVDDCCSCAKFLVESGKADGNRLCITGGSAGGYTTLAALAFRETFKAGASLYGVADLNMLRAETHKFESHYLDKLVGSEKDYYERSPINSVEKFSCPIILFQGLEDKVVPPDQARKIYEALKQKGLPVALVEYEGEQHGFRKAENIKFTLEQQMVFFARLVGHFDVADEITPIKIDNFD; from the exons ATGGCTCTCGCAGCCATAGCCATCGTCGCTCGctgctctcctctctcctttccCAAGTGCAACTTCAGTCCTCTCGCTCGAGTCCTCGTCGCccggtcgtcgtcgtcgttcAAACCGCATCTCAGGAGGTACAAGGCCATGGCTTCTTCACTGTCGTCCTCCGAAACGGCAGCCAAGACTGAGAGAGTCACAGCTCCGTACGGCTCTTGGAAGTCCCCCATCACCGCCGACGTCGTCTCCGGCGCCTCCAAGAGGCTCGATGGCATCTCCGTCGACGGCGACGGCCGCCTCCTCTGGCTCGAGTCCCGTCCTAGTGAATCGGG ACGCTCTGTTCTTGTGAAAGAACCGGAAAAACCAGGAGAGGAACCGGTTGACATCACACCGAAAGAGTTTGCGGTGAGGACCCTGTGTCAGGAATATGGCGGTGGTGCTTTTAGCATTTCGGGGGATACTCTTGTTTTCTCGAATTACAAGGATCAGAGACTGTACAAGCAGTCCTTACATCTAAAAG ATTCTCCTCCATTGCCAATTACTCCAGACTATGGTGGGCCTTCAGTTTGTTATGCAGATGGAGTTTTCGACGGTAGATTTGGCCGTTATGTCACCGTAAGGGAAG ATTGGCGTGAGGACAGTTTGAATCCAACCACTATGGTTGTAGCTGTTGGCCTTGGTGAGAAGGATATACAAG AGCCCAAAGTATTAATCAGCGGCAATGATTTCTATGCTTTTCCACGGATGGATCCAAAGGGTGAAAAGATAGCATGGATCGAGTGGGGTCATCCCAATATGCCATGGGACAAAGCAGAGCTCTGGGTTGGGTACATCTCGGAGGCCGG AGATATTTTTAAGCGTGTCTGTGTTGCTGGTCATGATCCTAAACATGTTGAGTCACCAACTGAGCCTAAATGGTCTCCAAAAG GTGAACTATTTTTCATTACAGATAGACAGAATGGATTTTGGAATCTCTATAAGTGG ATTGAATCTACAAATGAGGTCCTGCCTCTTTATCCGTTAAATGCTGAGTTTGCTAGGCCATTATGGGTTTTCGGTATGAACTCTTATGAAGTTATCCAGAGCGACAAACAGAAGATCCTGATTGCTTGCAGCTACAG GCAAAGGGGAAGGTCTCATCTTGCAATTATTGATGTTCTTCAGAGCTCATTATCATTGCTTGACATTCCATTCACAGACATACAAGACATA ACTTCAGGAAACAATTGCCTATATGTTGAGGGGGCATCAGGAGTACTTCCAACATCTGTGGCTAAG GTGACTTTCAATGACAAAAAGTCAGAAATCATTGATTTTCGGATTATATGGTCCTCTTCACCGGACAGTTTGAAGTACCAGTCTTATTTCAGCTTGCCAGAGCTGATTGAATTTCCAACTGAAGTTCCTGGTCAAAATGCTTATGCATACTTCTATCCTCCATCTAATCATGTTTATCAAGCTAGTCAGGAAGAAAAGCCTCCACTGTTGTTAAAAAGCCATG GAGGGCCTACGAGTGAAACACGAGGAGTTTTAAACCTGAGTATTCAGTACTGGACTAGCAGAGGATGGGCCTTTGTGGATGTCAATTACGGTGGAAGCACTG gTTATGGCAGAGAATTCAGAGAGCGGCTATTGGGTCGCTGGGGTATAGTTGATGTTGATGACTGTTGTAGTTGCGCTAAATTTTTG GTGGAAAGCGGAAAGGCGGATGGCAATCGTCTATGCATTACTGGAGGCTCTGCTGGTGGGTATACAACCTTAGCTGCTCTAGCATTTAGAGAAACTTTCAAAGCTGGGGCCTCCCTCTATGGT GTTGCTGATTTGAACATGTTGAGAGCAGAAACGCACAAATTTGAATCTCATTACCTTGACAAACTTGTTG GATCTGAAAAGGATTATTACGAGAGATCACCTATAAATTCTGTTGAGAAATTTTCTTGCCCCATAATTCTATTCCAAGGGTTGGAAGACAAG GTGGTACCGCCGGATCAGGCTCGCAAAATTTATGAGGCGCTGAAGCAGAAAGGTCTGCCTGTTGCATTAGTGGAATACGAAGGCGAGCAGCATGGCTTTCGCAAG GCGGAAAATATCAAATTCACATTGGAACAACAGATGGTGTTCTTTGCACGTTTGGTAGGACACTTTGATGTTGCCGATGAGATCACgccaatcaaaattgataactTTGACTGA